The following coding sequences are from one Calorimonas adulescens window:
- a CDS encoding restriction endonuclease subunit S, whose amino-acid sequence MSRFKRYERYKDSGVEWIGEIPEHWEINKLKYICSESAVYGLNESAENYVEEGVRFIRTTDIDDKGNLDSNEEGVFLPEEKTKGYILKTGDLLVSRSGSLGTSLYFDENKYGKCSYAGYLIKFRANSKNHPKFLFYFSKSNIFYIQIQMALVSSTISNFNGNKYANMILTLPSYNEQKTIANFLDQKTTEIDGLIADKEKLIELLQEKRQAIITEAVTKGLNPNVRMKDSGIDWIGEIPEHWHVKKIKYLAFLKSGESITSEMIEEQGEYPVYGGNGLRGYTSSYTHDGNYVLIGRQGALCGNINYAQGKFWASEHAVVVTPLGDVDLIWLGELLRSMNLNQYSISAAQPGLSVSTVQNLFIPVPPYEEQRAISYFLKQNIADIEEIIQDTRKQIIKLKEYRQSLISEAVTGKIDVRDYNISN is encoded by the coding sequence ATGAGTAGGTTTAAGAGGTATGAAAGGTATAAGGATTCAGGGGTTGAGTGGATAGGTGAGATACCAGAACATTGGGAAATAAACAAGTTAAAATATATTTGTTCTGAATCGGCAGTTTATGGTTTAAATGAATCGGCAGAAAATTATGTAGAAGAAGGAGTTAGATTTATTAGAACTACTGACATTGATGATAAAGGAAATTTGGATAGTAATGAGGAAGGGGTGTTCTTGCCCGAAGAAAAAACAAAAGGGTATATTCTAAAAACAGGTGATTTATTAGTATCAAGAAGTGGTTCATTAGGTACATCCTTATACTTTGATGAGAACAAATATGGTAAATGTTCTTATGCAGGATATTTAATTAAATTTCGGGCAAATAGCAAGAACCATCCCAAATTTTTATTTTATTTTAGTAAATCAAATATTTTTTATATACAAATTCAAATGGCTTTAGTATCATCGACTATAAGTAACTTTAATGGCAATAAATATGCTAACATGATATTGACATTGCCAAGTTATAACGAACAAAAAACAATTGCAAATTTCCTAGACCAAAAAACTACTGAAATAGATGGCTTGATTGCTGATAAAGAAAAATTGATTGAACTGCTGCAGGAAAAACGACAGGCGATTATAACCGAAGCCGTTACCAAAGGACTTAATCCGAATGTTAGGATGAAGGATTCAGGGATTGATTGGATAGGAGAAATACCAGAGCACTGGCATGTGAAAAAGATAAAATATCTTGCTTTTCTCAAAAGCGGTGAGAGTATTACTTCAGAAATGATAGAAGAACAAGGTGAATATCCTGTGTATGGAGGAAATGGGTTAAGAGGATATACATCATCATATACTCATGATGGAAATTATGTGCTGATTGGCAGACAAGGGGCTTTATGTGGAAATATAAATTATGCTCAAGGTAAATTTTGGGCTTCCGAACATGCTGTTGTCGTGACTCCATTGGGAGATGTTGATTTAATTTGGTTGGGCGAATTGCTAAGAAGTATGAATCTTAATCAGTATTCAATTTCTGCTGCTCAACCAGGGCTCTCTGTAAGTACTGTACAGAACCTATTTATTCCAGTTCCCCCATATGAAGAGCAGCGTGCAATATCATATTTTTTAAAACAGAATATTGCTGATATTGAGGAAATAATACAAGATACAAGAAAACAGATAATTAAACTAAAAGAATACCGCCAATCCCTTATATCTGAAGCAGTAACGGGTAAAATTGATGTTAGGGATTACAATATTAGCAATTAA
- a CDS encoding helix-turn-helix domain-containing protein translates to MSFDFKLLGRKIKEARESLLIEKEEVAKYLRCSIEEYEKIENGESSSVDGDTIILISQVLEMDFRYFVSGDYVSAESQIKELFRQNGDITKNDRKAIRKFIRLCEEKHNLEGLLSRQKPLPYDYSGYGFRSNNHKYQGITAAYRERKRLNIDDSINDIYGLLRKQKIHIFRRRLEDSNISGVYIKHPIAGHCVLINYSDDIYRQNFSMAHEYCHVLFDSGKEQSITYFNREMNYVEIRANNFASNFLLPAKGIESINTDTSYEELIKIILDICNHYNVSSKVVVYRLKEKRLISEKLVERLLKDERLIISKSDKIDPELAGASKNLHEKLKKIIESGISLEYIELVRNAYQQNEISYGKMLECLQMNIEDAKQLIDLWDVYMEV, encoded by the coding sequence ATGAGTTTTGATTTTAAACTTCTTGGCAGAAAGATAAAAGAAGCAAGAGAAAGCCTTCTTATTGAAAAAGAGGAGGTTGCTAAATATTTAAGATGCTCTATTGAAGAATATGAAAAAATTGAAAATGGTGAGTCGAGTAGTGTAGATGGAGACACAATTATACTCATTTCTCAAGTATTAGAAATGGATTTTAGATACTTTGTTTCTGGTGATTATGTATCTGCTGAATCGCAAATTAAGGAACTTTTTAGACAGAATGGAGATATAACTAAAAATGATAGGAAAGCGATTCGAAAATTTATTAGGCTATGTGAAGAAAAACATAATTTAGAAGGTTTGTTATCGAGGCAAAAGCCCTTACCATATGATTATAGTGGATATGGGTTTAGAAGTAATAATCATAAATACCAGGGAATAACTGCTGCGTATAGGGAAAGAAAACGTCTTAATATTGATGACTCTATCAATGACATATATGGTCTTCTAAGAAAGCAAAAGATTCATATTTTTAGAAGAAGACTTGAAGATAGCAACATTTCTGGCGTTTATATAAAACATCCCATTGCAGGGCATTGTGTACTCATTAACTATTCAGATGATATATATAGACAGAATTTCTCTATGGCACATGAATACTGTCATGTTCTTTTTGACTCTGGTAAAGAGCAATCAATTACATATTTTAACAGAGAAATGAATTATGTAGAAATCCGTGCAAATAATTTTGCAAGTAATTTTCTGCTTCCCGCCAAGGGAATTGAATCAATTAATACTGATACTTCGTACGAAGAACTAATAAAGATAATTTTAGACATATGCAATCATTATAATGTTAGTAGTAAAGTTGTAGTATATAGGTTAAAAGAAAAAAGATTAATCAGCGAAAAACTTGTAGAAAGACTGTTAAAAGATGAAAGACTCATTATATCAAAGTCTGATAAGATTGACCCTGAATTGGCTGGAGCATCAAAAAACCTTCATGAAAAATTGAAAAAGATTATTGAAAGTGGAATTTCACTAGAATATATAGAGTTGGTAAGAAACGCTTATCAACAGAATGAAATATCTTATGGCAAAATGCTGGAATGCTTACAAATGAATATTGAGGATGCAAAACAGTTGATTGATTTATGGGATGTTTACATGGAGGTGTGA
- a CDS encoding toll/interleukin-1 receptor domain-containing protein, giving the protein MSKEHPSVFISYSWDSEEHENWVTVLAAKLRENGVDATIDKFETQSKTVNLNRMMIEKIKNSDNILLILTENYAKKADTFQGGVGYETNLLIQYIKDNPDKIILIMRHKGDYRKAVPFYLEGFHFINFSHDDQFDIKFDELLYRIYQVDVIDVPKVGPKPKLESKKIIYDRIVNETTNIIPNFKEITDLDKNKFMKQSYSKILSLLYEFAEQTKQKNNNFDYDKDIVHNQKTILRFYINGMEKYAVKIWLGNLFGGKNQNIYLSYGRFNIDSDNSFNDVVECEVTKTKDLKLKMTMNFMTGSNASDAYGIATEIWKQIVQYLNH; this is encoded by the coding sequence ATGTCAAAAGAGCATCCTTCGGTATTTATCAGTTATAGTTGGGATAGTGAGGAACACGAAAACTGGGTAACAGTTTTAGCGGCTAAATTAAGGGAAAACGGTGTTGATGCAACGATTGATAAATTTGAAACGCAAAGTAAGACTGTTAATTTGAATAGGATGATGATAGAAAAAATAAAAAATAGTGATAATATCTTACTTATTCTTACTGAAAACTATGCTAAGAAAGCAGACACCTTCCAGGGCGGAGTTGGCTATGAGACAAATTTGTTAATACAATATATAAAAGATAATCCAGATAAAATAATCTTAATAATGAGGCATAAGGGAGACTATAGAAAAGCCGTTCCATTTTATCTGGAAGGGTTTCATTTTATTAACTTTTCACATGATGACCAGTTTGATATTAAGTTTGATGAATTACTGTATAGAATTTATCAAGTAGATGTAATTGATGTACCAAAGGTAGGTCCCAAACCCAAATTGGAATCAAAAAAAATTATTTATGATAGGATAGTGAACGAAACTACTAATATAATTCCCAATTTTAAAGAAATAACGGATTTGGATAAAAACAAATTTATGAAACAAAGTTATTCTAAAATATTATCGCTTTTATACGAATTTGCGGAACAGACCAAACAAAAGAATAATAATTTTGATTACGATAAAGATATTGTACATAATCAAAAGACTATATTGAGATTTTATATTAACGGTATGGAAAAGTATGCAGTTAAGATTTGGCTTGGAAATTTATTTGGTGGTAAAAATCAAAATATTTATTTGTCATATGGAAGATTTAATATTGATAGCGATAATTCGTTTAATGATGTAGTTGAATGTGAAGTAACTAAAACTAAAGATTTAAAATTAAAAATGACAATGAATTTTATGACGGGAAGTAATGCGAGTGATGCATACGGAATTGCCACTGAAATATGGAAACAAATTGTTCAATATTTAAACCATTAA
- a CDS encoding ImmA/IrrE family metallo-endopeptidase: MQNNKLNLPEESFRLQIKDLAENVRIKFARKGLSDIFDILSETAFLIRKPLDTDELSGFSTYFEGQLIVYLNSNFTLGHERYTGAHELYHLIHNADILKKEKILLNDEKHKAEDAKADVFASEFLMPEDYVKEVFYKIVNVDKNSVLPRHIIRMHNYFKVSYKAMLKRLIQLNLCSIDKYEELVDICSLENTEQLQSLTRREGYSIDLITPSKETYVPKEYIEFVKTNYERGNISYKNMKTSLEFIGLAPEQFGYEYPLEEDY; encoded by the coding sequence TTGCAAAATAATAAATTGAATCTCCCAGAAGAATCCTTCAGACTGCAAATCAAAGATTTGGCAGAAAATGTGAGAATAAAATTTGCGAGGAAAGGGCTTTCTGATATATTTGATATTCTATCAGAGACTGCATTTCTAATAAGAAAACCATTAGATACAGATGAATTATCAGGATTTAGCACTTATTTTGAGGGACAGCTTATTGTCTATTTGAACAGCAATTTTACTTTGGGACATGAGCGCTATACTGGTGCCCATGAACTATACCATCTTATTCATAATGCTGACATCCTGAAAAAAGAAAAAATCCTTTTGAATGATGAAAAGCATAAAGCGGAAGACGCGAAAGCGGATGTATTTGCTTCCGAATTTTTAATGCCTGAAGACTATGTAAAAGAAGTATTTTATAAAATTGTTAATGTAGATAAAAACAGTGTTTTACCAAGGCATATCATTAGAATGCACAATTATTTTAAAGTAAGTTATAAGGCTATGTTAAAAAGGCTTATCCAACTTAATTTATGCTCTATTGACAAATATGAGGAACTTGTAGACATTTGTTCACTGGAAAATACAGAACAACTCCAATCCTTAACCAGACGGGAAGGCTACAGTATAGACTTGATAACTCCATCAAAAGAAACATATGTACCAAAAGAATATATCGAGTTTGTAAAAACCAACTACGAAAGAGGGAATATCTCATACAAGAACATGAAAACCAGCCTTGAATTTATCGGACTGGCTCCTGAACAATTCGGATATGAGTATCCTTTGGAAGAGGATTATTAA
- a CDS encoding ADP-ribosylglycohydrolase family protein has protein sequence MDRYERILGGLFGVACGDALGGTLEFMSKDEIERKYGYLKDIIGGGCWDLEPGEVTDDTMMTIAVAEGILDNPENPIEDIGKHFIKRYDGKPKDIGNIIRIALGEYKRSSDWMKTACYAHQATGGMSAGNGSLMRCLPVALYYSDVEKMLEITALQSVLTHYDQKATDACQFYNLLVYQYLNDKPKIPPIREHIEKYPEYKQVFQLSKYQLKPTGYVFDTLICVLWCFINTSSFEDAVCEAANLGGDADTIAAITGEMAGVYYGYNAIPDRWKEKILIKDHLISIAQRIIKDNGKI, from the coding sequence ATGGACAGATATGAACGAATACTTGGAGGGCTTTTTGGTGTTGCTTGCGGAGATGCTCTTGGCGGAACGCTGGAATTCATGTCAAAGGATGAGATTGAAAGAAAGTATGGATACTTAAAAGATATTATCGGTGGAGGCTGTTGGGACCTGGAACCTGGAGAAGTAACAGATGATACAATGATGACTATTGCTGTCGCAGAAGGCATCCTGGACAATCCAGAGAATCCTATCGAAGATATCGGAAAACACTTTATAAAACGGTATGATGGTAAACCTAAGGATATAGGCAACATTATCCGAATTGCACTCGGCGAGTACAAGCGAAGCAGTGATTGGATGAAAACAGCCTGCTACGCCCATCAGGCAACAGGTGGTATGAGTGCAGGAAATGGTTCACTTATGAGGTGCTTACCAGTTGCGTTATATTATAGTGATGTTGAAAAAATGCTTGAGATAACTGCTTTGCAAAGTGTACTTACTCATTATGACCAAAAAGCAACGGATGCCTGCCAGTTTTATAATCTGTTAGTTTACCAGTATCTTAATGATAAGCCTAAAATACCTCCTATAAGGGAGCATATTGAAAAGTATCCGGAATATAAGCAGGTATTCCAGTTATCAAAATACCAACTGAAACCGACAGGATATGTGTTTGATACTTTGATATGTGTACTATGGTGTTTTATTAACACTTCTTCTTTTGAGGATGCTGTATGTGAAGCAGCCAACCTTGGAGGAGATGCGGACACTATAGCCGCTATTACAGGAGAAATGGCGGGAGTATACTATGGATACAATGCTATTCCTGACAGGTGGAAGGAAAAGATATTGATAAAAGACCATTTAATTTCTATTGCACAGCGAATTATAAAGGATAATGGGAAAATATAG
- a CDS encoding DUF5655 domain-containing protein: MGDLKLFRIKNGVKELIGTSVAIEKSIQTLIENNMEAFFGINFLASEYSTGKNHGGRIDSLGIDENYCPVILEYKRALNENVINQGLFYLDWLMDHKAEFKLLVMEKLGKDIADKIEWSMPRLLCIAGDFTKFDEYAVKQINRNIELIRYKKYEDDLILFELVNATTASQTAIVSDDGTTKSNIYKTVTENLQQADKKLQDMYYSVRDFILNLGDDIQEKVLKYYIAFKKIRNFACIEVYPKSKTILMYLNINPDEVELKEGFTRDVRNIGHYGTGNLEVRINSKDDFEKAKALIAKSYDEN, translated from the coding sequence ATGGGTGATTTAAAACTTTTTAGAATTAAAAATGGAGTAAAAGAACTTATAGGTACTTCGGTAGCCATCGAAAAGTCTATTCAGACATTAATTGAAAATAATATGGAAGCATTTTTTGGTATTAATTTTCTGGCATCTGAGTATTCTACGGGCAAGAATCATGGCGGACGAATAGATTCTTTGGGCATAGATGAAAATTACTGCCCAGTTATACTGGAATACAAGAGAGCATTAAATGAAAATGTAATAAATCAAGGACTGTTTTATCTTGACTGGCTAATGGACCATAAAGCAGAGTTCAAATTACTCGTAATGGAGAAATTGGGAAAGGATATTGCCGATAAGATTGAATGGTCTATGCCAAGACTTTTATGTATTGCAGGGGATTTTACGAAGTTTGATGAATACGCCGTAAAACAGATTAATAGGAATATAGAACTTATTAGATATAAAAAATATGAGGATGACCTAATTTTGTTTGAACTGGTAAATGCCACTACAGCATCTCAAACAGCAATAGTTTCAGATGATGGTACAACTAAATCAAACATATATAAAACAGTAACAGAGAATCTTCAACAGGCCGATAAGAAATTACAGGATATGTATTATTCAGTAAGAGACTTTATATTAAATCTTGGAGATGACATCCAGGAAAAAGTTTTGAAATACTACATCGCTTTTAAAAAGATACGAAATTTTGCCTGTATAGAAGTTTATCCCAAAAGCAAAACAATACTTATGTATTTGAACATAAATCCTGACGAGGTAGAGTTGAAGGAAGGGTTTACCAGGGATGTAAGAAATATTGGTCATTACGGTACAGGAAACTTAGAGGTTAGGATAAACAGTAAAGATGATTTTGAAAAGGCTAAAGCGCTTATAGCAAAAAGTTATGATGAAAATTAA
- a CDS encoding type I restriction endonuclease subunit R, with product MAKTPGELSEKGFEEYIEEHLLRNGYVKGSPDDYNKEYAIDTKILFEFLEDTQPKKMDKLRQIHKDQYKFKILKRLNTELNNRGMIDVLRHGIKDYGVYLDLAYFQPASKLNDEMVKLYEKNRISVTRQVHYSTKNENSIDMLICVNGLPVVVLELKNAFTGQTYEDAIMQYKKDRSPNELLFQFKKRAIVFFAVDTQEAYMTTRLSGGNTSFLPFNKGCDGGKGNPDNPDGLKTAYLWEEILQKDSLMDILKRFVFIQTEEKKDIDGNAYISETVIFPRYHQLDAVRKLEADAREKGVGTNYLVQHSAGSGKTNSISWLAHRLANLHDDNDNPVFDSVIVITDRRVLDRQLQDSIYQLEHKHGVVQKIDKDSNQLADALKSGTRIIISTLQKFPFIIEKIGELEKRKYAVIIDEAHSSSAGENMASLREVLSANSLEEAAKLDEELEGKEYDPEEEILKTIKKRGKQPNISFFAFTATPKAKTLEMFGTIGSDGLPHPFHLYSMRQAIEEGFILDVLQNYVTYETYFKLAKKIEDDPTFDRAKATKALTRYVSLHPHNIAQKTEIMVEHFRSVTRHKIGGRAKAMVVTSSRLHAVRYKHAFDEYIKKKGYRDMKTLVAFSGTVKDGGVDYKESDMNGFKESELPERFATDEYQVLLVAEKYQTGFDQPLLHTMYVDKKLSGVKAVQTLSRLNRTCAGKDDTFILDFVNKAEDIQEAFKPYYQATIVEEVTEPNLLYDIETQLHAYGVYLKEELDKFAYIYFKPKDKKASKDRAMLNHFIDAAVERFKKLDEQRKQDFSSQAMKYIRLYSFILQITPFEDVELHKLYVYLTYLLKKLPKEKGSTVHLADEIALEYYTTKKTFEGSISLTPDDENVPVIPVKFAGTGVKEEQEEYLSSIIERLNKRFGTDFTKADQLSVEQIKEDFAADEDLVQKAKINTIDDFRLAFEKVFINKVIDRMDQNQAFFTRVLDDEQFKNALMEYMLFETYEKLNSRA from the coding sequence ATGGCTAAAACTCCTGGAGAACTTTCAGAAAAGGGTTTTGAAGAGTATATTGAGGAGCATCTTTTAAGAAACGGATATGTAAAGGGCAGTCCTGATGATTACAACAAAGAATATGCCATAGACACTAAAATCCTATTTGAATTCTTAGAGGATACCCAGCCGAAAAAGATGGATAAGTTAAGGCAAATTCATAAAGACCAGTATAAGTTTAAAATTCTAAAACGACTCAATACGGAACTAAATAACCGTGGTATGATTGATGTATTAAGGCATGGGATTAAAGATTATGGCGTATACTTGGACCTTGCCTATTTTCAGCCTGCCAGCAAATTAAATGATGAGATGGTAAAACTCTATGAGAAGAATCGGATATCCGTCACAAGGCAGGTGCACTACAGCACCAAAAACGAAAACAGCATTGACATGCTCATTTGTGTCAACGGACTTCCGGTTGTGGTGCTGGAACTTAAAAATGCTTTTACTGGTCAAACCTATGAAGATGCAATAATGCAGTACAAAAAAGATAGAAGTCCCAATGAACTATTGTTCCAGTTTAAGAAAAGAGCCATTGTATTTTTTGCAGTGGATACTCAAGAAGCCTATATGACTACAAGGCTTTCTGGAGGTAATACTTCATTTCTTCCATTTAATAAAGGCTGTGATGGAGGAAAAGGGAATCCAGACAATCCTGATGGGCTTAAAACCGCTTACCTTTGGGAAGAAATACTACAAAAAGATAGTTTGATGGATATACTAAAAAGATTTGTATTTATCCAGACAGAAGAAAAGAAAGATATAGACGGAAATGCCTATATTTCAGAAACCGTCATATTTCCAAGATATCATCAATTGGATGCAGTAAGGAAACTGGAAGCCGATGCTAGGGAGAAGGGAGTAGGAACAAACTACCTTGTGCAGCACAGCGCAGGGTCAGGAAAAACCAACTCGATATCATGGCTTGCCCACAGGCTTGCCAATCTTCATGACGATAACGACAACCCCGTATTTGATTCTGTTATTGTCATTACCGACAGGAGGGTTTTGGACAGGCAGTTGCAGGACAGCATTTACCAGTTGGAACATAAACATGGAGTTGTTCAAAAAATAGATAAAGACTCTAACCAATTGGCGGATGCCTTAAAAAGCGGAACGAGAATAATTATTTCTACTTTGCAAAAGTTTCCATTTATCATTGAAAAGATAGGAGAGTTAGAAAAGCGTAAATATGCCGTAATCATAGATGAAGCCCATTCCAGCAGTGCAGGAGAAAACATGGCTTCTTTAAGGGAAGTTCTCTCTGCAAATAGCCTTGAGGAAGCGGCAAAACTGGATGAAGAGTTAGAGGGCAAAGAATACGACCCTGAGGAGGAAATTTTAAAGACAATAAAGAAAAGGGGAAAACAACCTAATATCAGTTTCTTTGCTTTTACGGCTACACCTAAAGCAAAGACCCTTGAAATGTTCGGGACAATAGGATCTGACGGACTGCCCCATCCATTTCATTTATACTCTATGAGGCAGGCAATTGAAGAAGGCTTTATTTTGGATGTGCTTCAAAACTATGTTACATATGAAACCTACTTTAAACTGGCAAAGAAAATTGAAGATGACCCCACTTTTGACAGGGCAAAAGCTACCAAGGCATTAACCCGCTATGTAAGCCTTCACCCCCATAATATAGCCCAAAAGACTGAAATCATGGTGGAACACTTCAGGAGCGTAACCAGGCATAAAATAGGAGGAAGGGCTAAGGCAATGGTTGTAACCAGTTCCAGGCTTCATGCTGTACGCTATAAGCATGCCTTCGATGAGTATATCAAAAAGAAGGGTTATAGGGATATGAAAACCTTGGTAGCCTTTTCGGGAACGGTAAAAGATGGTGGTGTAGATTATAAAGAAAGTGATATGAACGGATTTAAGGAATCAGAACTTCCAGAACGTTTTGCTACCGATGAGTACCAGGTGCTTTTAGTTGCAGAAAAGTACCAGACAGGATTTGACCAACCCCTTTTACATACAATGTATGTCGATAAAAAGTTGTCAGGAGTCAAGGCGGTACAGACTTTATCAAGACTCAATAGAACCTGTGCAGGAAAAGATGATACCTTTATCCTTGACTTTGTAAATAAGGCAGAGGATATTCAGGAAGCCTTCAAGCCCTATTATCAGGCAACTATTGTGGAAGAAGTTACAGAACCTAACTTGCTCTATGATATTGAAACTCAACTACATGCTTACGGTGTATATCTCAAAGAGGAATTGGATAAGTTTGCTTATATATATTTTAAGCCCAAGGATAAAAAGGCTTCTAAAGACAGGGCAATGCTAAACCACTTTATAGATGCAGCCGTAGAAAGATTTAAGAAACTGGATGAACAGCGGAAACAGGATTTTAGCAGCCAGGCAATGAAATATATAAGGCTTTATTCCTTTATCCTTCAGATCACGCCTTTTGAAGATGTTGAACTCCATAAGTTGTATGTATATTTAACATATCTGCTTAAAAAACTTCCAAAGGAAAAAGGTTCTACTGTTCACCTGGCAGATGAAATTGCTTTGGAATACTATACTACCAAAAAGACCTTTGAAGGAAGCATCTCATTAACCCCCGATGACGAAAATGTACCAGTCATACCTGTAAAATTTGCAGGAACGGGGGTAAAGGAAGAACAGGAAGAATATCTGTCCAGCATTATTGAACGTCTTAATAAGCGGTTTGGAACTGACTTTACAAAAGCCGACCAGTTATCGGTTGAACAGATAAAAGAGGATTTTGCCGCTGATGAGGATTTGGTTCAAAAGGCTAAGATAAATACCATTGACGACTTTAGACTCGCTTTTGAGAAAGTGTTTATTAATAAAGTAATTGACAGGATGGACCAGAACCAGGCATTCTTTACCCGTGTTCTAGACGATGAGCAATTTAAGAATGCACTTATGGAGTATATGCTGTTTGAGACCTATGAGAAGTTAAACAGCAGGGCTTAG
- a CDS encoding helix-turn-helix domain-containing protein encodes MSKDIPIGLKIKAIREARGLSQIEVVERLAEKGINMSRETLSKIENGNRTVSAVELNAICKVLNIDINILFEEDENDDLVTLFRKKNFSEKTIEEVEKLQDMIKMFIYQKKIYDGEFKTQKRKPLWEEC; translated from the coding sequence ATGTCAAAGGATATTCCTATTGGATTAAAAATAAAGGCTATTAGAGAAGCAAGGGGATTAAGTCAGATTGAGGTAGTAGAGAGACTTGCTGAAAAGGGTATTAACATGAGCAGGGAAACATTGAGCAAAATAGAAAACGGCAACAGGACTGTATCGGCTGTGGAGTTAAATGCCATATGCAAAGTTCTGAATATAGATATAAACATTCTTTTTGAAGAGGATGAAAACGACGATTTAGTTACACTATTCAGGAAGAAAAATTTTTCAGAAAAAACGATTGAGGAAGTTGAGAAACTACAGGATATGATAAAGATGTTCATTTACCAAAAGAAAATATACGATGGAGAGTTTAAAACACAAAAGAGAAAGCCATTATGGGAGGAGTGTTAA
- a CDS encoding DUF3908 family protein, producing MNVDFKEIKDYFYNNRYNNNTDRKYASMFEKVSQVIDENDILYFYPKYLFVDEQTLQLYFILKNNKFIKVWINEDKRIVMEFFNINKIKSVTYECPLDDYGDYRLTLLFEEKVEEITFNSKEDTNEGWKYKFDEAICSIAKYFAQINNHRY from the coding sequence ATGAATGTAGATTTTAAAGAAATTAAGGATTACTTTTATAACAACCGTTACAACAATAATACCGACCGTAAATATGCAAGTATGTTTGAAAAAGTTTCACAAGTAATTGATGAGAATGATATATTATATTTTTATCCAAAATACTTATTTGTTGATGAACAGACTTTACAATTATATTTTATCTTAAAGAACAACAAATTTATTAAGGTCTGGATTAATGAGGATAAGCGAATAGTTATGGAATTTTTTAATATAAACAAAATTAAGAGTGTTACTTATGAATGTCCTTTAGATGATTATGGCGACTATAGGTTAACTTTGCTTTTTGAAGAAAAGGTAGAAGAAATTACATTTAACAGCAAAGAGGATACAAATGAGGGTTGGAAATATAAATTTGATGAAGCAATATGCAGTATTGCAAAATATTTTGCACAAATAAATAATCATAGATACTGA